One genomic window of Stieleria sp. JC731 includes the following:
- a CDS encoding EamA family transporter, translating to MFSWIVLSIISACLLGFYDSAKKLAVNKNAVPIVLLCSVSIGALLYLPLLVCSFASPDLIPADWIRIKPLSWSSHGLIMLKSLLVGASWTLAFTALKHLPLSIGAPIRATSPFWTILIAITLLGERPQTQQWIGMVIVLIGFWCFTLVGRREGIRFTRDRSVLLMVLATLLGSFSSIYDKWLLQRLEPITLQAWFTVYLVPVMVPLALWWLRARRRGELRGPDGGKAVFQWRRSIALVSPLLIAADAFYFIALSNPDAMVSVVSVLRRCSVIVALAFGASALSEANFRAKATCVGVILVGVMVLTWKS from the coding sequence GTGTTTTCCTGGATCGTCCTCAGCATCATCTCGGCTTGCCTGCTGGGCTTTTACGACAGCGCGAAGAAACTTGCCGTCAACAAAAACGCTGTCCCAATCGTTCTACTTTGCAGTGTCTCGATCGGGGCGCTGCTGTACCTGCCACTGTTGGTTTGTTCGTTTGCGTCGCCAGATTTGATCCCGGCGGACTGGATCCGAATCAAGCCTCTCTCGTGGTCAAGCCACGGGTTGATCATGCTCAAAAGCTTGCTGGTGGGTGCTTCCTGGACACTTGCTTTCACGGCGCTTAAACATCTGCCATTGTCGATCGGTGCACCGATTCGTGCGACGAGCCCGTTCTGGACGATTCTGATCGCGATCACGCTGCTTGGTGAACGACCTCAAACGCAGCAGTGGATCGGCATGGTGATTGTCTTGATCGGGTTCTGGTGCTTCACATTGGTTGGACGACGTGAAGGCATCCGATTCACCCGTGACCGATCGGTGTTGCTGATGGTACTGGCGACCCTGCTAGGGTCTTTCAGCAGCATCTATGACAAATGGCTTTTGCAGCGACTTGAGCCGATCACGCTACAAGCTTGGTTCACGGTGTACTTGGTCCCGGTCATGGTGCCGTTGGCATTGTGGTGGCTTCGTGCAAGGCGACGCGGCGAACTGAGAGGACCGGATGGTGGCAAGGCAGTTTTTCAGTGGCGCCGCAGCATCGCGTTGGTCAGTCCGCTGTTGATCGCGGCAGACGCGTTCTACTTCATCGCGCTTTCGAATCCGGACGCCATGGTTTCGGTGGTGAGTGTTCTCCGCCGCTGTAGCGTCATCGTGGCGCTTGCTTTTGGAGCTTCTGCGCTCAGCGAAGCCAATTTTCGAGCCAAAGCAACTTGTGTCGGGGTGATTCTTGTCGGCGTGATGGTGCTCACCTGGAAGTCCTAG